ctagatgttgcCACCCAAACAACAGTTGAGTCAATGTACAACAACTTATTTATTGACAAAAGTGCTGATGAGTCTTGGACTTTCCTAATCGAAGTTGCTGAAAAGACTCAACAGTGGGAGTCCATttgtgaacctagaaagactgtCCCTGTAGCTAATGTTCAGAGGATTGAGTCCGACTTTGAGGGAAATGCGAAAATCGCATCGTTGGCAAGGAAACTAGAAGCGCtagagctgcagaagaatgtgaaacCTTCTGCCACTACTCTCCGTGACCATGTAGTGCACAGTTGCCCAGAAATACTTGTATTTCAGGAATCTAGACCTGAACAGGCCCATGTTTTGTATCAAAAGCAAGAacataactgttagagcattgctcggttgaactcgcatgcgttgctatctcaagcatgtttgtcaatgtttgtgatcaaaactataagtcttgatttctagcctacatagctaaaggtctcggactaggataaaaagtgtagttgagctcaagactccatggcaatcatcatacaagacgaaggtctactcaaggaactggtggatcttcatcgactaaaaggtatgtagagacttgaacttatctgtcactcaaaagtctatctattctatctcatactcttgagacaaaagtcgttttgatatatagactttcattatacacatttgctatttcgagatgagtttatctcgcctatctatttctcgaaatatgtgttggtaagctttcgctttggccgaattcatctttatctagtgacgaaagtcatgttatgtttcaatcactttgagaattgctcagaCGAAAAATggcctgtgaataacggctatatcagtcctctgagaatgtttcaatgattgaaatgagagttcagattacataaccattggtaggatataagcattgttgtggaaacacatatatgtataagtccttattccttgaaccaaagtttgcgaactttgttgatcaagagaaatggaagtggcgtgagccaagtccgcgaactggaggaagttctcgacccgagaatttctgttagagtttgtgaactccttccatgagcttaattccgcgaacccagtccacgaacttgagcagattatatctaaaaccggttgttcttgaactaatgtttaaataaactaaggaatgcttttgcaaatcgtggctataaagttcatgaactgattcgagtgaatccaaccgattttgcttcgattgtgtcttgtgtagttacataagatctaagcaattgaacaactctctaactagttcatttgagtcatttgaactagttatggtgaagaagaatatggttgatatgaaagtaatcatatggctaaccatttggttgacttgttgaaccaacaaatgttaatgtttgggtacggttcataaacccaaaattggacatttcatttgtgtgtgacaagctaagttttcgatctaacggttgagaaatattaacttgaatctaatcaggttttcatctaacggtgaatattgaatgctttgttactaagctaatattgattgcaaaccctgatttgaaagtgtatataagggagaactctagcaactgggaaacctaatccctacaccttatgtatgatactagttgcatagctagagtcgattctcctttaacctttggtttcttcttctaaaccaggttaacgacttaaagacttcattgggattgtaaagccagaccgatactacttttcttgtagttgtgtgatctgatcttgcatcttctatattgagattttatatctccgataggcaagataaaaagtaatcactaaaaaacttcgtctcatcgcttgtgattccacaatatcttttttcgctgcgtggattaagattattgtgaggttattgataatactaagttgtttttcgggaatataagtctggtattattgattggttcatattcaccttgatttatcaaaagacggaacaaaactcgtaggtatatacgtgggagacggatttatatattaccgtagacttttctgtgtgatacagatttgtttattaaagtcttcgtctttgggtcgtagcaactcttagttgtgggtaagatcagctaagggaatcaagtgtgcagtatcttgCTGGTATCAGCGGCGTAgaagcataaatgtaccttggatcagtgtgagattgattggggttcaactacagtccagaccgaagttaatttggagtaggctagcgtctgtagcggcttaatacagtgtatgttcaatctggactaggtaccggagtttttctgcatttgcggtttcctcgttaacaaaattctggtgtctgtgttatttcttttccgcattatattttgttatataaatgaaatatcacaggttgtgcgttgttcaatcaattagaatatctgaccttttggttgttgatttaaattgattgacacttggatattggtcttcggtaccatccaagtgTGGGTCGTGTTTCACAaatgggtccaagcccatttttggtcttataaagaagaagttcgcacaccctcttcttcttcatcaccagtccgcgtacgtgaacctctagggttttgtgtttttCTTCATTGAAGCCTCTTTGGagaatttgaaagaaaaggtgttcaagtttcactccaagtaagtaaattcctcttgttcctttcaatttctaatatctcatgatgaattctaagagatcaaaaagaagctccaaaatctcaaatacctctagcatggattttccttgtgaccaaaattctcccaggattaggtttgtggatgattcttgtgctagaatttttgaaaggatttcatctaaaggttttattctggaaaagaaattggatctatCTAGTGGGAAAAAataggatttagcttgcttcaaaaaattcaagcttggaaatatctttgatggtcatggtcaaggttttgattctctcacaagaattttctatgccaacgtTCATGATGTGATCTTGataagatgaaattaaaatccatggtaaatagagaaagatttcttgttgatagagaattaatttcaaggattaccaacattccgttaggaaacgtgcgtcttcctagaccaagtgaagaacgtccatcatgtgatgaaatctctcttgggctttgtggaaagaaggtagcttggaatcaaagaaaatttcctactaatgatctttgTATCCCAGTGTTGGCTTTTGGGAAACTTGGTATCCCAaatatttgtccctccacaattgagaactcttggtggagtcatgagtttgcggaattagtctatttccttgattcaggtgttcaaagtctcgatatttggggttttatcatttttcaaatgacttcgaCGACTTtacccatcaagatgttaggttacccttgctttattggaaaaatttgtcgtgatcgtggtCTTGATTCGATTGGCGACTCACTCGgagttcccaaaccggttcgtccgtgtaccttcagacgcataagggagaatgtgtgcaaaagacaaagagatgcttcacttaacgattgtgaccctaccactttgagtcttcttcaaaaaattcataagggtgtgtgtaaggtcgattcaaggatgaagtgtgtccaagaacaattgtctttggtggaaacgaagtttcccgagttcaaggaagaattgaacacaattcaagcatcttggattgtttccgatgaggaagaagatgagtaatttgtgTTCTTATTGCCTATTAAATCTTCtatgtttcttgtttttattagaagaataactagagtttggaatagccattattgtgattacacatagctatgtccaacattttcatcttcttgtttttagatttattggtttaattctaaattgtttggaagatgatttttgcagtattaatctttatggttttatatattgcaatattgttatgggatatgtgtgtttgcgtccgtgaacttgattgtcctatatcttgtcaaaaataaagtcgttcatgaattgatatgcatgtattgataaaagaatgaatggacttttgataaatacaaaagttaagcctaaattgtcaatctttgatggaaaataggttaaaatattttgtttgcaaggattatgtctattgtatgtcattgtgcagatagtgatggaaaataaaatgaatccttgtatattccgaagtaattgatcttccctgatccatattttatgtattactgtgtggatctgtaatgtgtcttatattgagcacgaaacaaccaagttgattatttttatgattagctttgttgatTGTTCCGTAAGgaactttatgttgagcattttgaactaaattaatcatcttgtttggttatttagttatgactccataaggcttcttatgtttgagcgttcatgactgggttaattgttttcatgattaacttagtcattgctccatagactctcttacgtgagtatgaccaattaaattgattacttttgtggttaatttggttgtgtatttcaattagattaattatggggtttcttgtgattaatctaattcagcactcttaagtctccataagtttacttgtgttgagaattttcggttaaattaatcatgaacttcttgtggttaatttaatattttggattcaaattcatacttgtatgtgattttttatgtccaaagaaatccttcttttctctttcgaaattaaggtcgctcttgttgttcctttgggaatgacattttatgggggagagttcttttgaacttgcgcttaattgccatatctttgtagggagtgacgttgtggaatattatagggattatcttgtatctttaaactctttgatgaatgcatttagcttcggtttttatgattgcatataaagaacaagttgatatttttgctttcttttggtcaagaaatatctctttcggaaatttcattaggatcccgttcttgtacctttgccaattttattgacaaaaaggaggagaattaatatgtagttcacactacaaaacatatggttttcggatcattatgtaagggggaatggtttccatgtgagatggagtattgactaagggggagtgatacatatcaccatagtattgttgttgaagttgtgatacaattgaactttgacgatgtgtaatgatactatgacattgtataacaatgattgagaactattgttttcttgttgttatagctacggattttcaacaacgatgatactaaacttacaacctttgggatcattggagtactttgaagtgacgaagatttcgagtaatgttgaagattaggcatgtgtaataggagctacaaaagttaatgtatttattttttgtgttccatatgtattaatagttttgccactaaaattgacaaagggggagactgttagagcattgctcggtcgaactcgcatgcgttgctatctcaatcatgtttgtcaatgttagtaatcaaaattataagtcttgatttccagcctacaaagctaaaggtctcggactaggatagaaagtgtagttgagctcaagactccatggaaatcatcatacaagacgaaggactactcaaggaactggtggatcttcatcgactaaaaggtatgtggagacttgaacttatctgtcactcaaaattctatctattctatctcctactcttgagacaaaagtcgttttgatatatagactttcattatacacatttgctatttcgagatgagtttatctcgcctatctatttctcgaaatatgtgttggtaagctttcgctttggccgaattcatctttacctagtgacgaaagtcatgttatgtttcaatcactttgagaattgctcagacgaaaaatggtctgtgaataacggctatatcagtcctctgagaatgtttcaatgattgaaatgagagttcagattacataaccattggtaggatataaacattgttgtggaaacacatatatgtataagtccttattccttgaaccaaagtttgcgaactttgttgatcaagagaaatggaagtggcgtgagccaagtccgcgaactggaggaagttctcgacccgagaatttctgttagagtttgtgaactccttccatgagcttaagtccgcgaacccagtccacgaacttgagcagattatatctaaaaccggttgttcttgaactaatgtttaaataaactaaggaatgcttttgcaaaccgtggctataaagttcataaactgattcgagtgaatcaaaccgattttgcttctattgtgtctgtgtagttacataagatctaagcaattgaacaactctctaactagttcatttgagtcatttgaactagttatggtgaagaagaatatggttgatatgaaagtaatcatatggttaaccatttggttgacttgttgaaccaaaaaatgttaatatttgggtacggttcataaacccaaaattagacatttcatttgtgtgtgacaagctaagttttcgatctaacggttgagaaatattagcttgaatctaatcaggttttcatctaatggtgaatattgaatgctttgttactaagataacattgattgcaaaccctgatttgaaagtgtatataagggagaactctagcaactgggaaacctaatccccacactttatgtgtgatactagttgcatagatagagtcgattctcctttaacttttggttttttcttctaaaccaggttaacgacttaaagacttcattgggattgtgaagccagaccgatactacttttcttgtagtgtgtgatctgatcttgcatcttctatcgtacgagtacaattgtaataattggtttgagattttatatctccgataggcaagataaaaagtaatcacaaacaaacttcatctcatcgttcgtgattcaacaatatctttcttcgctgcgtcgattaagattactgtgaggtgattgataatactaagctgttcttcgggaatataagtctggtattattgattggttcatgttcaccttgatttatcaaaagatggaacaaaactcgtaggtatattcgtgggagacagatttatctattaccgtagacttttatgtgtgatacagatttgtttattaaagtcttctactttgggtcgtagtaactcttagttgtgggtgagatcagctaagggaatcaagtgcgtagtatcctgctggtatcagaggcatatgagcataattgtaccttggatcagtgtgagactgattggggttcaactatagtccagaccgaagttaattttgagtaggctagtgtctgtagcggcttaatacagtgtatgttcaatctggactaggtcccggggtttttctgcatttgcggtttcctcgttaacaaaattatggtgtctgtgttatttcttttccgcattatattttgttatataataaaatatcactggttgtgcgttgttcaatcaatgagaatatccgaccttttggttgttgatttaaattgattgacacttggatattagtctttggtaccatccaagttatctctctagtatttgataaagactcgcatatttctatttgcttgagtatatatcaaatcgagagattgagatataaactcttcgatatacttttaatctagattgagtctgactgtctaattgattctttagaaagtatattggagtttgtccatacagattgttaagagaaatattgggtgtggttgttagacccccgctttttcaataacccttattcacagacttacaacccagggtggaggaaccaccctaacttttcatggtccaaaggccctgTATAAGGGGGTGCATCAGGAAACACACAAGGATATTCATATCCTAGAAACCCCCAGGTACAATCGTACACACAACATCCTCCTGAAAAGAACTTATCAAGCATTGAAGAAAGTGTCGGTATGTTGACCCAAAATCTTTTGAAAAATCAGAAGACCACTGTCCAACGTTTTACAAGTCTAGAACTTAAGATAGGTCAGATCCGTGATGCGCTTAATGACAGGGAAAGGGTAAGTTTCCAACTCAGCCTGAACAAAACCCAAAAGGCACATTTCAGTAATGAGACTGCACATGTTGTTACTACTCTTCGTAGTGGTAAAGTAGTTGATAACAATGTAAGCATGCCTGAAAAGAGTGAGTCTATGTCTAAGTCACAATTGCATACAACATTGCATGATACTCCAGTTGTTGAAAATGAATCTGAGCATGTCCCTAGATCTAAAAAATCTGTTGATGTTAATGTTTCTGTGCCATCAAATGTGCATGTAGCTCCTTTTCCTCAAAGGTTAGAGCAACAAAAGAAAGGAACGCATTATAACGAGATATTGGAATTGTTCAGGCGAGTCAATATTAACATTCCATTTTTCGAAGCAATCATGCAGATTCCTGCTTATACTAAGTTCCTGAAAGATCTGTGCacacaaaagcgaaagcttaatgtgcaCAAGTGTGCCTTTCTCGCCGAACAGGTAAGTTCTATCATTCAAAACAAGACTCCACCTATGTTTAGAGActcaggttgtccaacaatctcATGCAAGATAGGTGATCATACAGTCAATAAGGCATTACTAGACTTAGGGGCAAGTGTGAGCCTACTGTCGTATTCGGTATATGTGCAGTTGGGTCTTGGAGAGTTAAAATCAACACATATAACTCTGCAATTGGCGGACAGATCCGTCAAAATTCCACGTGGTGTGGTAgaagatgttttgattaaggttgataagttctatttTCCTGTGGACTTCATTGTATTAGATACTCAGCTTGTGcagaacccagactgtcacattcctgtcattttgggacgtcctttcttggcgacatcCAATGCAattattaattgtcgtaatggagtgttgaagttGTCATTTGGTAACATGACTGTGGACTTGAATGTTTTTAATGATATCCAACAACATTTAGAtctcgatgatgatgatgatgatgtgcatgaaatcAACATGATTGAAAGTTTGGTTCAAGATTCGTTGTCTAGTAACATGTCTGTTGATCCTTTACATGCTTGTTTCAACAATTTTAACTTGGATCtgtttgatgatgaatacataagtGAAGTGAATTCTTTGCTTGAATCTGCACCTCTCATGGACACCACTAAATGGAAAGCTAGAGTGGAGCCACTTCCACTCTCTGAATCCAAgtctgtcccgtctcttgttgagCCACCAAAGCTTGAACTGAAACCATTGCCTGATACTCTTAAATATGCATTTTTGGGATCTTGTAATACTTTGCCTGTAATCATTTCATCTGCCTTAGATATAGAAcatgaaagtaagcttttagaagtacttaaggagcataaagaagccttaggatgaaCAATCTCATATATTAAGGGTATTAGTCCCACAGTTTGTATGCATCACATAAATCTTGAAGATAATGCTAAAACATTTAGGGAGATGCAGAGGCGACTTAATCCCAACATGAAAGAAATTTTTAGGGGTGAGATCCTTAAGcttcttgatgcgggtatcatatacccgatttcagatagtaaatgggttagtcccattcaggtTGTGCCGAAAAGATTAGGAGTTACTGTAGTTCAAAACGATAAAGATGAGTTAGTTCCTACTCGGGTAACCACAGGGTGGCGAGTTTACATTGATTATAGGAAGTTGAATGCAGTTAAAAGGAAAGATCACTTCCCTCTCCTTTTCATAGATCAAATGTTACAAAAGTTATCTgaacatagtcattactgtttcttAGACGGCTATTCTGGTTACAACAAGATTCATATAGCACCTGAGGACCAGGAAAAGACTACATTTACATGTCCTTATGGTACATTTGCTTATCGTCACATGcactttgggttgtgtaatgcacccgccacatttcaacgttgtatgataagcattttttctgacatgatagataattccttgagatctttatggataatttctctgtgtttggatcttcttttgatgaatgtttgaaccATCTCACTCTTGTGCTGATTagatgtaaagaaaaaaaatctggtTCTGAACTGtgaaaagtgtcattttatggtgaaCTCAGGCATGGTTCTAGGACATATCATCTCtgaaaaaggcattgaagtagataaagctaaagttgacctcattcaacacttGCCGCAACCTCGCTCCGTGAGGGAGGTTAGATCATTTTTAGGCCATGTTGGTTTCTACCGTAGGTTCATTAAAGATTTCAGTAAGATCTCAAGGCCACTGTGTAATCTACTTGGTAAAGATGTTGCTTTTGtgtttgatgatgcttgtgtgcatgcatgggaagaactcaaaactcttctaatttcagCCCCTACAGTCCAACCACCTGACTGGAAATTttcatttgaaatcatgtgtgaCGCGTCTGATTTTGCTGTTGGTGTTTTTTTAGGACAACGCGTCGATAGACTTCCATAAGTAATATACTACGCTAGCaagactcttaatgatgctcaacttaacTACTCAATTactgagaaggaattgcttgttgttgtttttgcattggacaagtttaggtcatacttgatagggtctaaggtcatcatatacactgatcatGTTGCTCTGAAattccttctttctaagaaggacgCTAAAGCTCGTCTTATCCGATGGATATTGTtgttacaggaattcgatctcgaaattcgagataagaaaggttTTGAAAATGTGGTTGCTGATAACTTGTCTAGATTAAATGTTGAGTCTTTTGATGATTCCTTGCTTATTAGAGAGTCTTTTCCTGATGAACAGTTGATGCTTGTGTCTAagtttccttggtttgctgacattgtgaactatcTTGCCACGGGAAGAATGCCTTTGCATTGGTCTAGACAAGACCGttctaagttcttggctgaagttaaatacttcttttgggatgacccgtacctgtttaagtactgcccgaaccaaatcattaggaaatgtgtccccaacagtgaacaaaaagatgtgatatatttttgtcatgaccaagcatgtggaggccatttcagtgccaagaaaaccgctgcaaaagTCTTGCAGAGTGGGTTTTATTGGCCATCGTTGTTCAAAGACTGTCATGCTTATTGTATTACTTGTGAACattgtcagaaactaggaagtatttccaagagaaacatgatgccattgcacCCTATTCTGATTGTTGAACTATTTGATGTTTGGGGAATAGACTTCATGGGACCATTTCCTAATTCCGATGGAAAATTGTATATCCTTGTCGCcgttgattatgtttctaagtgggtagaagcaatttcaaccaaaacaaatgaccacaaggtggtactttcgttcttaaaagaaaacatattttctcgttttggcacccctagagctataatcagtgacggtggaTCACACTTTTGCAACAGGTCTTTTGAGTCATTAgttcgcaagtatggcataactcataaAGTCGCAACCCCGTACCATCCACAGACCAGCGACcaagtagaggtttctaatagggagattaagcatattcttgaaaagacggttaacccgtatAGAAAATATTGGTCATTAcaattgaatgatgctttatgggcctatagaacaaCATATAAAACCCCTTTTGGCATGTCTCCGTatagacttgtgtatggaaaaccTTGTCATTTTCCTGTTGTAGTAGAACATCGAGCATATTGGGCAgttaagaaacttaacttttctcttgataagGCAGGTACCTAACGGAAACTCCAACTCAACGAGTTGTAAGAACCGAGGAATGATGCTTATGACAgtgcaaagatgtacaaagatagAATGAAAGTGTTCCATGACAAGCGCATTTTGTGCAAGTCATTGACGCCTGGCCAGAAAGTTTTATTGTACAACTCAagtttgcatctttttccaggtaaaTTGCGTTCTAGATGGACAAGCCCGTTCTTGGTGCGAACAATATTCCCTTATGGGGCTGTAGAACTCGAAGACGTAGAAACTAAGAACGTCTTCAAAGTCAATGGGCAGAGACTGAAGCCGTTCTTTGAACCAATTCcacctgaaattgaaacaactgaTCTGGAGGACCCCGTCTATTTGGATTGAACTGGCTCACCCCTTGTACATACCAGGTTTAGAATTCCATTTTCTGTCATTTGATTTCTTTTGGTTTCAGTTTGATAGGCTAGTTTTTGTTGTATATAATCTCTGGGTTTTTTTTTGTGATATCTACCTTGCTG
The sequence above is a segment of the Papaver somniferum cultivar HN1 unplaced genomic scaffold, ASM357369v1 unplaced-scaffold_104, whole genome shotgun sequence genome. Coding sequences within it:
- the LOC113327595 gene encoding uncharacterized protein LOC113327595 encodes the protein MYNNLFIDKSADESWTFLIEVAEKTQQWESICEPRKTVPVANVQRIESDFEGNAKIASLARKLEALELQKNVKPSATTLRDHVVHSCPEILVFQESRPEQAHVLYQKQEHNC